The following coding sequences lie in one Novosphingobium sp. genomic window:
- a CDS encoding ABC transporter permease, whose translation MNKTGEMRRSFIDAWLTQQAVIKALILREMQARYGRDNIGFLWMMAEPMMLASVITTLHQVSKMGEHASGMGPYPFTLTGYCVFIIFRNSFNRSEGALHGVTTLLYHAQITPFDIMLSRSLVEMIGALFAYAVLCSIGLMLGLMELPVRPLYLFGAIIGMGVMTHAMCMVVAAITYTNHLIGRFVHPFSYFMFPLSGAFFTMSILPPWARELMAWNPMVTIFEAARYGLFANANPNYIYPRYVLGFTMLMLCWGLVAIRNVREHMHVN comes from the coding sequence GTGAATAAAACCGGAGAGATGCGGCGCTCGTTCATCGATGCGTGGCTGACCCAGCAAGCGGTCATCAAGGCTTTGATCCTGCGCGAGATGCAGGCGCGGTATGGTCGTGACAACATCGGCTTCCTGTGGATGATGGCGGAACCGATGATGCTGGCCAGTGTGATCACCACCCTCCACCAGGTGAGCAAAATGGGTGAACATGCCAGCGGGATGGGCCCCTACCCCTTCACGCTGACAGGTTATTGCGTTTTTATCATCTTCCGCAACAGCTTCAACCGCTCGGAAGGCGCCTTGCACGGCGTCACGACGCTGCTCTATCATGCCCAGATCACCCCTTTCGACATCATGCTGTCGCGGTCGCTGGTCGAAATGATCGGCGCCCTGTTCGCCTATGCCGTGCTGTGCAGCATCGGGCTGATGCTGGGGTTGATGGAACTGCCGGTGCGGCCGCTGTATCTGTTCGGCGCCATCATCGGCATGGGTGTCATGACGCATGCCATGTGCATGGTGGTGGCGGCCATCACCTACACGAACCATCTGATCGGCCGGTTTGTGCACCCCTTTTCCTATTTCATGTTCCCGCTCAGCGGCGCCTTTTTCACCATGAGCATCCTGCCGCCATGGGCGCGCGAACTCATGGCGTGGAACCCCATGGTGACGATTTTCGAGGCTGCCCGCTATGGCCTGTTCGCCAATGCAAATCCCAATTACATCTACCCGCGCTACGTTCTGGGCTTCACGATGCTGATGCTCTGCTGGGGCCTTGTGGCCATTCGCAATGTACGCGAGCACATGCACGTCAATTGA